The Urbifossiella limnaea nucleotide sequence GGACGCAGGGCCGGGACAGCGTGCAACGGCGGACCGGGCGCGGCGCGAACGAGGGGTCCGAAATGTCCGTACCACACCCACCGCACCCGGGGCGTGTCATTCCGACGACGCGACCCCGGCGTTGGATGGGTCCGCCGGTGAATCGGTCCCACCCCCGGCAATTTTCCCCGCCCCGACAACCCGTACGGCCGGCCGCGCCCGGATTTCTCCCCCCGCCGGCCTCGCCAGCGGGTAGACTAAAGACACCGCCAGCGCCCCCCTCCCGGACCGGCCTGCCATGTCGACCCGCCTCGTAGTCACCCTCGCCGCGCTGTTTGCCGCCGCCCCCGCGGCGTCGGCCCAGCCGGTGGACTTCAACCGCGACGTACGACCCATCCTGTCCAACAATTGCTTCGCCTGCCACGGCCCCGACGAGAAGGAGCGCAAAGGCGACTTACGGCTCGACACCAAGGACGGCGCGCTCGGCGCGATCGTCCCCGGCAACCCCGCCAAGAGTGAGCTCCTGGCACGGGTCCGGAGCCCGGAGCCGTCCGAGGTCATGCCGCCGGCCAAGTCGGGGAAGAAGCTGACGCCCCGCGAGATCGACATCCTCGACCGCTGGGTGAAACAGGGCGGCGGCTACGCCCCGCACTGGGCCTACGTGCCGCCGACGCGGCCGGCCGTGCCGGCGACGAAACACGCGACTTCCACACCGATCGACTCGTTCCTGTTCTACCGGCTGGAGCGAGAGGGGTTGAACCCCCAGCCCGATGCCGATCGCTACGCCCTGCTCCGCCGTGTCAGCCTCGACCTGACCGGCGTCCCGCCGACGTGGGCCGAGGCCGCGGAGTTCGCCCGCGACAACGGGAAGGCGGCTTACGAGCGGCAGGTGGATCGGCTCCTGGCGAGCCCGCGGTTCGGCGAGCACTGGGCGCGGCTGTGGCTCGACCTGGCCCGCTACGCCGACAGCGCCGGCTACGCCGACGACCCGCCGCGGACGATCTGGAAGTACCGCGACTACGTCATCCGGGCGTTCAACGACAACCTCCCGTTCGACCGGTTCACCGTCGAGCAGCTGGCCGGCGACCTGTTGCCGAACCCGACCGAGGACCAGCTGACCGCGACGGCGTTCCACCGCAACACGCTCACGAACAACGAGGGCGGCACGAACGACGAGGAGTTCCGCAACGTCGCCGTGGTGGACCGCGTGAACACGACGTTCACCGTGTGGATGGGCACGTCGATCGCGTGCGCCCAGTGCCACACGCACAAGTACGACCCGCTGACGCAGCGCGAGTTCTTCGGCCTGTTCGCGTTCTTCAACAACACCGCCGACGCCGACCGCAGCGACGAGTCGCCACTGCAAGAGTTCTGGGTTCCGGAGACGCGCGAAAAGCGCCGCCGCGCCGAGGCCGAGGTCGCGTCGCTGGAGACAATTCTCAAGGGGGTAAAGGCCGACCAGCTGAAGGCCGACCGCGACCGGCTCGCCACGCTGAAAAAGCAGTTGCCCGAGCTCAAGCCGCTGGCGACGGTGCCGGTCCTGAAGGAGTTGCCGCAAGGCCAGCGCCGTGTGACGAAGCTGCAGTTCCGAGGCAATTTCATGGACCTGGGCGAGGTCGTGACCGAGGGCGTCCCGGCCGCCCTTCACCCCCTCCCGGCCGGCGAGAAGAGCCGGCTGACCCTGGCAAAGTGGGTCGTGAGCAAGGACAACCCGCTGACCGCCCGCGTGGTGGCGAACCGCTTCTGGGAGCAGATTTTCGGTACGGGCCTGGTCCGCACGAGCGAAGAGTTCGGCGCCCAGGGCGAACTGCCGAGCCACCCCGAACTGCTGGACTGGCTCGCCGTCGAGTTGCAATCCGACTGGAACGTCAAGCGGTTCCTCCGGCTGCTGGTCACGTCGGCGGCGTACCGGCAGTCGTCGAAGGTGACGCCGGCGCTGGTCGAGCGCGACCCCGAGAACCGGCTGCTGGCCCGCGGCCCGCGGGTGCGGTTATCCGCCGAGATGGTGCGCGACCAGGCACTTGCCGCCGCCGGGCTGCTGAGCCCGAAGGTGCTCGGCCCGTCGGTGAAGCCGCCGCAACCGAGTCTGGGGCTGAGCGCGGCGTTCGGCCGCTCGATCGACTGGCAGCCGAGCACCGGCGAAGACCGTTACCGCCGCGGCGTTTACACCGAGTGGCGGCGGTCGAACCCGTACCCGTCGATGAGCACGTTCGACGCCCCCAACCGCGACGCCTGCACCGTCCGCCGGGCCCGCACGAACACGCCGCTGCAAGCCCTCGTGACGATGAACGACCCGGTCTACGTGGAGGCCGCGCAGGGGCTCGCCCGCCGCGTCCTCCGCGAGGGCGGGGCGACACCGGCGGAGCGAGCCGCGTACGCTGTTCGCACCGCACTGACCCGCCCGCCGACCGACACCGAGGTGGCGCGGCTCGTGAAGTTGTACACGGACGCCCGTGCTGCGTTCGACAAGGACCGCGGCCGTGCGGCGCAGTTCGCCACGAACCCGTTGGGGGCGCTCCCCGCGGGCGTGGACGCCGCCGACGCCGCCGCGTGGACGACGGTGGCGAGCGTGCTGCTGAACCTGGACGAGATGTTCATGAAGCGCTGACCCCGGCGCCCGGAGACCCGATGCACCCCTCCCTGCTCGCCACCCGACGCCAGTTCCTCGGCGCGTCCGGCCTCGGCCTCGGCGCCCTCGCGCTGGCGGATGTTGCCGGTGCCCAGGACATCCCGATCAACGCCGCCCGGCCGATGGCCCCGCGGGCGCCGCACTTCGCGCCGAAGGCGAAGCGCGTGATTTATCTCCACATGTCGGGCGCCCCGCCGCACCTCGACCTCCTCGACTACAAGCCCGAACTCGTCCGCCACGACGGCGAGAACTGCCCCGACGTGTACCTGCGCGGGAAGCGGTTCGCGTTCACGTCCGGCGTGCCGAAGCTACTCGGCACCAAGCAGCCGTTCCGGCGGCACGGCAAGAGCGGCGTGTGGATGTCCGACGCCATCCCCGGCCTGCACGCCGTCGCCGACGACGTGACCGTCATCCGCTCGATGAAGACCGACGAGTTCAACCACGCCCCAGCCGAGTTACTGCTGTACACCGGGTTCGCCCGCCAGGGCCGGCCGAGCTTCGGCTGCTGGACGACTTACGGCCTCGGCAGCGAGAACCAAAACCTCCCCGGCTTCGTGGTGCTCATCTCCAACGGCGTGCAGCCGAGCGGCGGCCAGGGCTGTTGGGGCAGCGGCTTCCTGCCGAGCGTTTTCCAGGGCGTGCAATGCCGCTCGCGCGGCGAACCCGTGCTGTACCTCTCCGACCCGCCCGGCCTCGACCGCGACACCCGTCGCATGGGCCTCGACGCCCTCCGCGACCTGAACGAGCAGCAGGCCGCCGAGCTCGGACACCCCGAGACGCACACCCGCATCGCGCAGTACGAGTTGGCCTTCCGGATGCAGATGAGCGCCACGGAGGTGATGGACATCGGCCGCGAGCCGGCGAAGGTGCTCGAGAGCTACGGCGCGCAACCGGGGGCCGGCACGTTCGCCAACAACTGCCTGCTGGCCCGGCGGCTGGTCGAAGCCGGCGTGCGGTACGTGCAGCTGTTCGACTGGGGCTGGGACTTCCACGGTACGAACCCGAACGAGGACATCCGCGACGGCCTCACGCGCAAGGGGACGGTCACGTCCCGCGCTGTGGGGGCGCTCATCAAGGACTTGAAGGCCCGCGGCCTCCTCGACGACACGCTCGTGATCTGGGGCGGCGAATTCGGCCGTACGCCGTTTCGCGAGGGCCGCACCGCCGGCGGCCAGGTGTTGGGGCGTGACCACTTCCCGGACTGCTTCTCGCTGATGCTCGCCGGCGGCGGCATCAAGGCCGGTCACACCCACGGCGAGAGCGACGAGCTCGGCTTTCGCGTCGGCCGCGATCAGGTCCACGTCCACGACCTGCAGGCGACGTTGCAGCACTGCCTCGGCTTCGACCACACCCGGCTGACGTACCGCTTCCAGGGCCGCGACTACCGGCTGACCGACGTACACGGCAAGGTCGTCCGCGACGTCCTCGCCTGACCGGGGAGGCTCCCATGCGTAGCTCCGTCGCCGTGCTCGTGATCGTCGTCGCGCTCGTGCCGGCGGTCGCCGCCCCGCCCGGCGACCCGCCCGCGTCGATCGCCAAGTTCTTCCGGCCGCCGACCGAGTTGGAAAAGGACTTCGGCCCCTACCGTTCGCCGCTCCTGTTCGACGACGGCAGCCCCGTCCGTACCCCCGCCGACTGGCACAAGCGCCGGGGCGAACTACTCGCGTACTGGCACGGGCGGATGGGCGCGTGGCCGCCGCTCATCGAGCGGCCGAAGATCGAGTACGGTGCGAAAGAGAAGCGCGACACCGTCACGCAGCAGCGGGTGAAGATCGAGACCGCCCCGGGCCGGGTCGTGGAGGACGCTTACCTGCTCGTTCCCGACGGGCCGGGGCCGTTCCCCGCGGTCGTGGTCGTCTTCTACGAGGCGGACACGGCGGTCGGCAAAGGCAAGGGGCCGCTCCGCGACTTCGCCATCCAACTCGCCCGCCGCGGCTTCGTGACGCTCTCCGTCGGCGGCGACCCGAACACGTACTACCCGACGCGGGAGACGTGCCGCATCCAGCCGCTGTCGTTCCACGCCTACGAGGCGGCGAACTGCTACCAGCTTCTGGCGTCGCTGCCGTTCGTGGACGCGACCCGGATCGGCATCACCGGCCACAGCTACGGCGGCAAGTGGGCGATGTTCGCGGCGTGCCTGTTCGACCGGTTCGCCGCCGGGGCGTGGTCCGACCCCGGGATCGTGTTCGACGAGGCGCGGTCGAACGTGAACTACTGGGAACCGTGGTACCTGGGTTTCGAGCCGGGCAAGGCCCAGCAGCGCGGCCGTGGCATCCCGAACGAGAAGAATCCGCGTACCGGCCCGTACAAGCGGATGATGGACGAGAAGCGCGACCTGCACGAGCTGCACGCGTTGATGGCCCCGCGGCCGTTCCTGGCATCGGGTGGCGCCGAAGACCCGATCGGACGCTGGAAGGCGCTCAACCACAGCGTCGCGGTGAACCGGGTGCTCGGCGTCGAGAATCGTGTGGCGCTCACGACTCGGCCGGCGCACGACCCGAGCGAGGAGTCGAACGCCGCGCTGTACACGTTCTTCGAGTGGGCACTCGGTCCCGTCAGAAAGTGATCCCCGGAGGCGCCCGTGTTCGCCGCCCTCGCGCTGACGCTGTTCCCGCTACCGCCGGCCCCCGCGCACGTCGGCGCCGCGAAGGCGCTGCCGCTGCTGGCGAAAGCCGCCACCGGCCACGCGGACCAGAAGACGTGCTTCGCCTGCCACAACCAGGCGCCGCCGCTGATGGCCCACCGCGCCGCCGTCGGCCGCGGCTTTGCCTCGGCGGACGCGCTGTTCAAGGCGCAGGCCGAGCACGCCGTGGGGTTCATCACGGCCAACCGCGAGCGCTTCGTGAAGGGCCAGGGCACCGGCGGCGGCGTGGACACCGCCGGCTCGCTGCTCTTCGCACTGGAGCAGGCCGGCCACAAGGCCGACGAGAACACCGCGGCCGTGGTCGAGTACCTGCTCCAAGCCCAGGCCGACCGCGACCACTGGCGGACCGGCTCGAACCGCCCGCCGACGGAGGCGAGCAGCTTCGCCACGACGGCACTCGCCGTCCGGGCGCTGAAGAAGTGGGCGACGCCCGAGCAGCGTGAGCGCGCCGACAAGCGCGTGGCCGCGGCCCGCTCTTGGCTCATCAAAACGCACCCGGCCGACACCGAGGACCGCGTCTTTCGGCTGTTCGGGCTGAAGGCGGCGGGTGCGGGCGAATCCGACACCGCCGCGGCCGCGTGGGAGTTGCTGAAGGCACAGCAGCCCGACGGCGGCTGGCGCCAACTCGACACGATGACGTCCGACGCCTACGCCACCGGCACCGCGCTCGTGGCGCTGAAGGAAGCCGGCGGGTTGGCAGCGAATCACCCGGCGTACTCGCGCGGCGTCGAGTACCTGCTGCGGACGCAGCTACCCGACGGGTCGTGGCACGTGCGGTCGCGGAGCAAGCCGTTCCAGCCGTACTACGAGAGCGGCTTCCCGCACGAGAAGGATCAGTTCGTTTCCGTGGCGGCGACCGGATGGGCGACCACTGCGCTGGTATTCACGGCGCCGCCGCGGTAGCGCAGCCGCTACTCGTAGATCGGGCAGAAGGTGTTGAATGCCGCCTCGGCGAAGACGCCGGGGTCGTTGAAGCGGCGACCACGGTCCAGCGCCGAGATCGCCGCCATCTCCGCCTCCGTCAGCGTGAAGTCGAGCACCGCCAGGTTCTCCGCCAGCCGCTCGGCGCGGCTCGTTTTCGGCACCACCGCCGTGCCGCGCTGCACGCCCCACCGTAACAGCACCTGAGCCGGTGTCTTCCCGAGGCGCGTCGCGGCCGCGGCCACGGCCGGTTCCGTCATCACCGACTCGTCCGGCGTCGCCATGCCGAGCGGGACGTAGGACGGCGCCCCGAGCGGCGAGAAGGCCGTCACCGCGATCCCCTCCGCCCGGCAGAAGCGGACCAGTTTCTCCTGCGTCAGGTACGGGTGGAGTTCGATCTGGAGCACCGCCGGCCGCACGCGGCAGCCGGCGAGCAGGTCGCGCAGCTGGGCGGTGCCGACGTTGCACACGCCGATGTGCTTCACGCGCCCGGCGGCGTGCAGGTCTTCCATCGCGCGCCACGTCTCGGCCAGCGGAACGGGTGCGAAGCGCATCCCGCCGGCGGAGTCGGCCGGGTCGAAGAACCAACCCGGCGGGTAACGCGTCTCGAACGGAACGAACGCCTGCGCGATCGGGAAGTGGATCAGGTACAGGTCGAGGTAGTCGAGCTTCAGGTCGGCGAGGGAGCGATCGAGCGCCGGCCGAACGTGCCCCGCCGCGTGGTACGTGTTCCACAGCTTCGACGTGACCCACAGGTCTTCGCGTCGGCAATGACCCGCCGCGAGCGCGGCGCCGATGCCGTCGCCGACCTCGGCCTCGTTGCCGTAGTCGCACGCGGAATCGAGGTGGCGGTAGCCGAGGCGAACAGCTTCGGCAACGAGGCCGGCGGCGGCGGCGTTCGGCACCTTCCACAGGCCGAGGCCGACGGGGGGGATTGGGGTCATGCGGGGTAGCATACGGACGGCTCAGCGCGGCTGCTTCGCCACGTTATCGGGCCAGGCCAGCATGAATCCCGCCTTCGTCAGCGCGGCCTGGTAGTCCTTGAGCAACTCGGCGTCGCGGCGAACCTGACGCGGGTTGCGTCTCCTCGCCAAAGCGAAGGCCACCAGTTCACCAACCGCTTCGCCGACCGTCCACTCGACGGGGTGGAGCCGGTAGCAGCCGTTGGTGACGTGCGTGGTGCCGATGTTCTTGCACGCCGGCAGCAGGTTCTCGACTCGCTGCGGCAGCAGGCACCCGAGCGGTATCTGGAACGGAAGCGAACTCACGTCCACGTAGTTGTCGCCGCCGCTCGACGGGTGCAGGTCGATGCGGTAGCTGCCGACCCCGACCGAATCGGGGAACACTTCCGCGGTGAAATCGCCGTTCTTCTTGCCAGTCGCCTTCGTGCGGGCGTCTGTGCCGATGTGGGTCTCGGTGACGGTGAACAGCGCCTTGATGCGGCGACTTTCGCGGACGTACGGCGCCATCGCCAGCCCGTCGTCGGTGCCGGTGATCTCGGGCCGGAGCCGCAGCCCCTTCCAACCGCGGCGGCCGTCGGGGCGTGGGGCCTCGGTCTGCATCCAGTGGAACAGACAGCGGCTCAGAAACCGGCCGGCGGCGAGGGCCGCGCCGGGGGCGGGGTCGTCAAACAGGTTGCCAAGCCAGTAGTCGTTCTGCGGCCAGTTCACCAGGCACACGTCGCCGGCGAACGTGCCGGGGGCGAAGTTCGCTCGGTCCACGATGCGGCGGTACGTCCACAGGTTCGGCCCCTCGCGCGGCACCCGGCCGGTGGGGTCGAAGCCCATGTCGCGCGGCCGAAGGGTGACCGGGTGCGACATCGTCCACGAGAACAGCGGCCCCGGCCACGCCGGCGTCAGCCGCGGCACGTAGTCGCGCCAGCGGCGGTACCCGTCGGGTTCGTCGCCGACGTGGTCCGCACCATCGACGTGATCCAAGGCGAAGCACACGGTGAACGCCTGATGGTTCCGCGGGTTAGCGACTTCCGCGGCGTGCGGCTCGCCCGTGTCGCGCCGCGCCTCGGAACCCGTGACGAACTCCGTTCGCGTGATCGGCAGCAGGTCGCCCGTCTCGGTGGCGTCGACGAAATACGGCGCGACCAGTG carries:
- a CDS encoding PSD1 and planctomycete cytochrome C domain-containing protein — translated: MSTRLVVTLAALFAAAPAASAQPVDFNRDVRPILSNNCFACHGPDEKERKGDLRLDTKDGALGAIVPGNPAKSELLARVRSPEPSEVMPPAKSGKKLTPREIDILDRWVKQGGGYAPHWAYVPPTRPAVPATKHATSTPIDSFLFYRLEREGLNPQPDADRYALLRRVSLDLTGVPPTWAEAAEFARDNGKAAYERQVDRLLASPRFGEHWARLWLDLARYADSAGYADDPPRTIWKYRDYVIRAFNDNLPFDRFTVEQLAGDLLPNPTEDQLTATAFHRNTLTNNEGGTNDEEFRNVAVVDRVNTTFTVWMGTSIACAQCHTHKYDPLTQREFFGLFAFFNNTADADRSDESPLQEFWVPETREKRRRAEAEVASLETILKGVKADQLKADRDRLATLKKQLPELKPLATVPVLKELPQGQRRVTKLQFRGNFMDLGEVVTEGVPAALHPLPAGEKSRLTLAKWVVSKDNPLTARVVANRFWEQIFGTGLVRTSEEFGAQGELPSHPELLDWLAVELQSDWNVKRFLRLLVTSAAYRQSSKVTPALVERDPENRLLARGPRVRLSAEMVRDQALAAAGLLSPKVLGPSVKPPQPSLGLSAAFGRSIDWQPSTGEDRYRRGVYTEWRRSNPYPSMSTFDAPNRDACTVRRARTNTPLQALVTMNDPVYVEAAQGLARRVLREGGATPAERAAYAVRTALTRPPTDTEVARLVKLYTDARAAFDKDRGRAAQFATNPLGALPAGVDAADAAAWTTVASVLLNLDEMFMKR
- a CDS encoding DUF1501 domain-containing protein — encoded protein: MHPSLLATRRQFLGASGLGLGALALADVAGAQDIPINAARPMAPRAPHFAPKAKRVIYLHMSGAPPHLDLLDYKPELVRHDGENCPDVYLRGKRFAFTSGVPKLLGTKQPFRRHGKSGVWMSDAIPGLHAVADDVTVIRSMKTDEFNHAPAELLLYTGFARQGRPSFGCWTTYGLGSENQNLPGFVVLISNGVQPSGGQGCWGSGFLPSVFQGVQCRSRGEPVLYLSDPPGLDRDTRRMGLDALRDLNEQQAAELGHPETHTRIAQYELAFRMQMSATEVMDIGREPAKVLESYGAQPGAGTFANNCLLARRLVEAGVRYVQLFDWGWDFHGTNPNEDIRDGLTRKGTVTSRAVGALIKDLKARGLLDDTLVIWGGEFGRTPFREGRTAGGQVLGRDHFPDCFSLMLAGGGIKAGHTHGESDELGFRVGRDQVHVHDLQATLQHCLGFDHTRLTYRFQGRDYRLTDVHGKVVRDVLA
- a CDS encoding dienelactone hydrolase family protein, which translates into the protein MRSSVAVLVIVVALVPAVAAPPGDPPASIAKFFRPPTELEKDFGPYRSPLLFDDGSPVRTPADWHKRRGELLAYWHGRMGAWPPLIERPKIEYGAKEKRDTVTQQRVKIETAPGRVVEDAYLLVPDGPGPFPAVVVVFYEADTAVGKGKGPLRDFAIQLARRGFVTLSVGGDPNTYYPTRETCRIQPLSFHAYEAANCYQLLASLPFVDATRIGITGHSYGGKWAMFAACLFDRFAAGAWSDPGIVFDEARSNVNYWEPWYLGFEPGKAQQRGRGIPNEKNPRTGPYKRMMDEKRDLHELHALMAPRPFLASGGAEDPIGRWKALNHSVAVNRVLGVENRVALTTRPAHDPSEESNAALYTFFEWALGPVRK
- a CDS encoding prenyltransferase/squalene oxidase repeat-containing protein, giving the protein MFAALALTLFPLPPAPAHVGAAKALPLLAKAATGHADQKTCFACHNQAPPLMAHRAAVGRGFASADALFKAQAEHAVGFITANRERFVKGQGTGGGVDTAGSLLFALEQAGHKADENTAAVVEYLLQAQADRDHWRTGSNRPPTEASSFATTALAVRALKKWATPEQRERADKRVAAARSWLIKTHPADTEDRVFRLFGLKAAGAGESDTAAAAWELLKAQQPDGGWRQLDTMTSDAYATGTALVALKEAGGLAANHPAYSRGVEYLLRTQLPDGSWHVRSRSKPFQPYYESGFPHEKDQFVSVAATGWATTALVFTAPPR
- a CDS encoding aldo/keto reductase: MTPIPPVGLGLWKVPNAAAAGLVAEAVRLGYRHLDSACDYGNEAEVGDGIGAALAAGHCRREDLWVTSKLWNTYHAAGHVRPALDRSLADLKLDYLDLYLIHFPIAQAFVPFETRYPPGWFFDPADSAGGMRFAPVPLAETWRAMEDLHAAGRVKHIGVCNVGTAQLRDLLAGCRVRPAVLQIELHPYLTQEKLVRFCRAEGIAVTAFSPLGAPSYVPLGMATPDESVMTEPAVAAAATRLGKTPAQVLLRWGVQRGTAVVPKTSRAERLAENLAVLDFTLTEAEMAAISALDRGRRFNDPGVFAEAAFNTFCPIYE
- a CDS encoding FAD-dependent oxidoreductase, producing MNRRAFLSLSAVSPLAHLMAQERPPPGELAADVVVVGAGVGGVACALAAARNGLRVVLTESFDWIGGQLTSQAVPPDEYPQVETLPCTRLYGTFRTRVRDFYRRNYPLTDAAKAKPDLNPGNGSVSKLCHEPRVAVAVLLELLAPHLSTGRIRLLQPYVPVTADVDGDRVRAVTVRSAFGPPVTLVAPYFVDATETGDLLPITRTEFVTGSEARRDTGEPHAAEVANPRNHQAFTVCFALDHVDGADHVGDEPDGYRRWRDYVPRLTPAWPGPLFSWTMSHPVTLRPRDMGFDPTGRVPREGPNLWTYRRIVDRANFAPGTFAGDVCLVNWPQNDYWLGNLFDDPAPGAALAAGRFLSRCLFHWMQTEAPRPDGRRGWKGLRLRPEITGTDDGLAMAPYVRESRRIKALFTVTETHIGTDARTKATGKKNGDFTAEVFPDSVGVGSYRIDLHPSSGGDNYVDVSSLPFQIPLGCLLPQRVENLLPACKNIGTTHVTNGCYRLHPVEWTVGEAVGELVAFALARRRNPRQVRRDAELLKDYQAALTKAGFMLAWPDNVAKQPR